A single genomic interval of Bos indicus isolate NIAB-ARS_2022 breed Sahiwal x Tharparkar chromosome 5, NIAB-ARS_B.indTharparkar_mat_pri_1.0, whole genome shotgun sequence harbors:
- the LOC109558420 gene encoding olfactory receptor 6C4-like, whose product MKNRTLTEFILLGLTDIPELQSIIFILLLLTYIISILGNLTIITLTLLDSHLHTPMYFFLWNFSFLEIFFISTFTPRLLFSISTGNKSISFAGCLTQYFFVIFFGATEFYLLAAMSYDRYVAICKSLHYTTIMNSRVCIQLVLCSWLAGFLIILSPIIMTSQLDFCASNALNHYFCDYGPLIEISCSDTRLLELVDFILAVVTLVLTLMLVILSYTNIIQTILRIPSAQKRKKAFSTCSSHMIVITLSYGSCIFMYIKPSAKDGVAFNKGVAILNTLIAPLLNPFIYTLRNKQVKEAFSNVARKIAHLYSF is encoded by the coding sequence ATGAAAAACCGAACTTTGACAGAATTCATTCTGCTGGGACTAACAGACATCCCAGAGCTTCAAAGTATCATCTTCATACTTCTCCTCCTTACCTACATAATCAGTATCTTAGGAAACCTGACAATCATCACCCTCACACTACTGGACTCCCACCTCCACAcgcccatgtatttcttcctctggAACTTCTCCTTCTTAGAAATTTTCTTTATATCCACTTTCACTCCTAGGCTACTATTCAGTATCTCAACTGGGAACAAGAGCATCAGCTTTGCTGGTTGCCTTACTCAGTATTTCTTTGTGATATTCTTTGGAGCCACAGAGTTTTACCTTCTGGCTGCCAtgtcctatgaccgctatgtggccatatGCAAATCCCTACATTACACGACCATCATGAACAGCAGAGTCTGCATCCAGCTAGTCCTCTGCTCTTGGCTGGCTGGATTTCTCATCATCCTATCCCCAATCATCATGACCAGTCAACTGGACTTCTGTGCCTCCAATGCCCTGAATCATTATTTTTGTGACTATGGACCCCTCATAGAAATATCTTGCTCAGACACAAGACTCCTGGAGCTGGTTGACTTCATCTTAGCAGTTGTGACGTTGGTGCTCACTCTGATGCTGGTGATTCTCTCCTACACAAACATCATCCAGACCATTCTAAGGATCCCTTCTgctcagaaaaggaagaaagcctTTTCCACATGCTCATCCCACATGATTGTCATCACCCTCTCTTATGGCAGCTGCATCTTCATGTACATAAAACCTTCAGCAAAAGATGGAGTTGCCTTCAATAAGGGAGTCGCCATACTCAATACATTAATTGCCCCTTTATTGAACCCATTCATTTACACTCTAAGgaataaacaagtaaaagaaGCCTTCAGTAATGTGGCCAGAAAAATagcacatctttattcattttag
- the LOC109558729 gene encoding olfactory receptor 6C4-like gives MKNQTYITEFILLGLTDIPELQSVIFILLFLTYVFSIIGNLTIITLTLLDSHLHTPMYFFLWNFSFLEISFTTTFTPRLLFSISTGNKSISFAGCFTQYFFAIFLGATEFYLLAAMSYDRYVAICKPLHYMTIMNSRVCIQLILWSWLGGFLVILSPIILTSQLDFCASNMLNHYYCDYGPLIEISCSDTRLLELVDFILAVVTLVLTLMLVILSYTNIIQTVLEIPSVQQRKKAFSTCSSHMIVISLSYGSCIFMYIKPSAKEGVAFNKGVAVLNTSIAPLLNPFIYTLRNEQVKQAFKNVARKIVSL, from the coding sequence ATGAAAAACCAAACCTATATAACAGAATTCATTCTGCTGGGACTAACAGACATCCCAGAGCTTCAGTCTGTAATCTTCATACTTCTCTTCCTCACCTACGTATTCAGCATTATTGGAAACCTGACGATCATCACCCTCACACTACTGGACTCCCACCTCCACAcgcccatgtatttcttcctctggAACTTCTCCTTCTTAGAAATTTCCTTTACAACCACATTTACTCCTAGGCTACTGTTCAGCATATCAACTGGAAACAAGAGCATCAGCTTTGCTGGCTGCTTCACTCAGTACTTCTTTGCCATATTCCTAGGGGCCACAGAGTTTTACCTTCTGGCTGCCAtgtcctatgaccgctatgtggccatatGCAAACCCCTACATTACATGACCATCATGAACAGCAGAGTCTGCATCCAGCTGATCCTCTGGTCCTGGCTAGGTGGATTTCTCGTCATTTTATCCCCAATCATCCTGACCAGTCAACTGGACTTCTGTGCCTCCAACATGCTGAATCATTATTATTGTGACTATGGACCCCTCATAGAAATATCTTGCTCAGACACAAGACTCCTGGAGCTGGTTGACTTCATCTTAGCAGTTGTGACATTGGTGCTCACCCTGATGCTGGTGATTCTCTCCTACACAAACATCATCCAGACTGTTCTGGAGATCCCCTCTGTTCAGCAAAGGAAGAAAGCCTTTTCCACATGCTCATCCCACATGATTGTCATCTCCCTCTCTTATGGTAGCTGCATCTTCATGTACATAAAACCCTCAGCAAAAGAAGGGGTTGCCTTCAATAAGGGAGTCGCTGTGCTCAATACCTCAATCGCCCCTTTATTGAACCCATTCATTTATACTCTGAGGAATGAACAAGTAAAACAAGCCTTCAAAAATGTGGCCAGAAAGATTGTGAGTCTTTAG